In one Kitasatospora cineracea genomic region, the following are encoded:
- a CDS encoding HAD family hydrolase codes for MTDAPPSLADVLRPVKHVLLDFDGPVCSVFAGLPAPEVARRLRLSLLAAGKQAVAGAETETDPLALLRLIAFARPDLVTVADNALASLEMEAMRYGRPNSGGESVLRACARSGRSVSVVSNNAGAAIETYLADQGLDGYVTRVFGRAPGDPSSMKPNPRLLLEAMDSIKSKPEETIFIGDAVRDVEAGNAAGVSTLGYANKPGKDTKLAKAGALIIVNSMQEIADFMT; via the coding sequence GTGACCGACGCCCCCCCATCGCTCGCCGACGTGCTTCGCCCGGTGAAGCACGTCCTCCTCGACTTCGACGGCCCGGTCTGCTCGGTGTTCGCCGGACTTCCGGCGCCGGAAGTCGCACGACGTCTCCGTCTGAGCTTGCTCGCCGCTGGCAAGCAAGCCGTGGCCGGGGCGGAGACCGAGACCGACCCACTCGCGCTGCTCCGCCTGATTGCATTCGCCCGCCCAGATCTTGTCACGGTGGCCGACAACGCGTTGGCGTCACTTGAAATGGAGGCGATGCGGTACGGTCGGCCGAATTCGGGGGGCGAATCGGTCCTGCGGGCCTGCGCCAGGTCTGGCCGGTCAGTCTCAGTGGTCAGCAACAACGCGGGCGCGGCGATCGAGACGTACCTGGCCGATCAGGGGCTAGACGGCTATGTAACCCGTGTTTTCGGTCGAGCCCCTGGCGATCCGTCGTCCATGAAGCCGAATCCCCGCCTCCTCCTGGAGGCGATGGATTCGATCAAGAGTAAGCCGGAAGAGACCATCTTTATCGGTGACGCAGTTCGGGATGTGGAAGCTGGGAACGCGGCGGGGGTCTCAACCCTCGGCTACGCCAATAAGCCAGGCAAGGACACGAAGCTAGCCAAGGCTGGCGCACTAATCATCGTGAACTCGATGCAGGAGATCGCAGACTTTATGACATAG
- a CDS encoding DUF7507 domain-containing protein: protein MTDRQAHRAGHRLLAAALCAAAALGPTAPPGAAAAPPAPRTGTPLVDEDFTGTSADSGFVATDGACLTGAAEIPALPVAEPRPLTGCPAGAVGPVPPNSAAPHGYLRMTDAGNDRAAAVLYEHPLPANEGLRVTFEQWQYGGDTGKPSPADGIAFFLVDGAARLTRPGAFGGSLGYAQKLPDDNPANPFLPGVEGGYLGVGLDVLGNYFGDWEHRGDGCATRSPAGTSFLVPAPGANMVTLRGPGEGTTGYCFLGATTGNTGTTGPWPSTLPGQLHGPATAADLPPGTTPAQAETALEPSRRTVTVTVTPGPDPQIEVDVDFGAGPVRVLSQAAPQPVPATYKFGFASSTGAFTDVHLLRHVTARSAAPLPRLNLVKQIDRAQPLPDPVTAGTVVPYQFVVTNSGETEIRDLAVTDPRVGPVGCPATVLAVGATVTCTASYTVTDADVRAGHITNRAIARGSSGGEPIESPEAEQVLPLNDDYGLLLEKHVDDTRVYRPGQQATYTYTVTNTTDREVTGLAVADDRLTGVRCAATVLTPRNTPGAVTTCTAAYTVTEADAEAGTVHNTATATGRTTERTVTSPPDDEVIAVEPEPGSTESPSPTPSPSPSPSPSASPSEQPSQSPSPSPSASHPAGPPPGTLPGTGGAPLLPLLASAGLGLAGLVLLRLARRRG, encoded by the coding sequence GTGACCGACCGACAGGCCCACCGGGCCGGACACCGACTGCTCGCCGCGGCGCTCTGCGCCGCGGCCGCCCTCGGCCCCACCGCACCGCCCGGCGCCGCGGCCGCGCCGCCCGCGCCCCGGACCGGCACCCCGCTGGTGGACGAGGACTTCACCGGAACGAGCGCCGACAGCGGCTTCGTCGCCACCGACGGGGCCTGCCTCACCGGCGCCGCCGAGATCCCCGCCCTCCCGGTCGCCGAACCGCGCCCGCTGACCGGCTGCCCGGCCGGCGCGGTCGGCCCCGTCCCGCCGAACTCCGCCGCCCCGCACGGCTACCTGCGGATGACCGACGCGGGCAACGACCGGGCCGCCGCCGTCCTCTACGAGCACCCGCTGCCCGCCAACGAGGGCCTCCGGGTCACCTTCGAGCAGTGGCAGTACGGCGGCGACACCGGCAAGCCCTCGCCCGCCGACGGCATCGCCTTCTTCCTGGTCGACGGCGCCGCCCGGCTCACCCGCCCCGGCGCCTTCGGCGGCAGCCTCGGGTACGCCCAGAAACTGCCCGACGACAACCCGGCCAACCCGTTCCTGCCCGGCGTCGAGGGCGGCTACCTGGGCGTCGGCCTGGACGTGCTCGGCAACTACTTCGGCGACTGGGAGCACCGCGGCGACGGCTGCGCGACCCGCTCCCCGGCCGGCACCTCCTTCCTGGTGCCGGCCCCCGGCGCCAACATGGTCACGCTGCGCGGCCCCGGCGAGGGCACCACCGGCTACTGCTTCCTCGGCGCGACCACCGGCAACACCGGCACCACCGGCCCGTGGCCGTCCACCCTGCCCGGGCAGCTGCACGGCCCCGCCACCGCCGCCGACCTGCCGCCCGGCACCACCCCCGCGCAGGCCGAGACCGCGCTCGAACCCAGCAGGCGGACCGTCACCGTCACCGTCACGCCCGGACCGGACCCGCAGATCGAGGTGGACGTCGACTTCGGCGCCGGACCGGTCCGGGTGCTCAGCCAGGCCGCGCCCCAACCGGTGCCCGCCACCTACAAGTTCGGCTTCGCCTCGTCCACCGGCGCGTTCACCGACGTGCACCTGCTGCGGCACGTCACCGCCCGCAGCGCGGCGCCGCTGCCCCGGCTCAACCTGGTCAAGCAGATCGACCGGGCCCAGCCGCTGCCCGACCCGGTCACCGCCGGGACGGTCGTCCCCTACCAGTTCGTGGTCACCAACAGCGGCGAGACCGAGATCCGCGACCTCGCCGTCACCGACCCGCGGGTCGGCCCGGTCGGCTGCCCGGCCACCGTCCTGGCCGTCGGCGCCACCGTCACCTGCACCGCCTCCTACACCGTCACCGACGCCGACGTGCGCGCCGGGCACATCACCAACCGGGCGATCGCGCGCGGCAGTTCCGGCGGCGAGCCGATCGAGTCGCCGGAGGCCGAGCAGGTGCTGCCGCTGAACGACGACTACGGGCTGCTGCTGGAGAAGCACGTCGACGACACCCGGGTCTACCGGCCCGGCCAGCAGGCCACCTACACCTACACCGTCACCAACACCACCGACCGGGAGGTCACCGGCCTCGCGGTGGCCGACGACCGGCTCACCGGCGTGCGCTGCGCGGCCACCGTGCTCACCCCGCGGAACACCCCCGGCGCGGTCACCACCTGCACGGCCGCGTACACCGTCACCGAGGCCGACGCCGAGGCCGGGACGGTGCACAACACCGCGACCGCGACCGGCCGCACCACCGAACGGACCGTCACCTCGCCGCCCGACGACGAGGTGATCGCGGTGGAGCCCGAACCGGGCTCCACCGAGAGCCCCAGCCCGACCCCGTCGCCCTCCCCGTCGCCCTCGCCCTCCGCGTCCCCGTCGGAGCAGCCGTCGCAATCGCCGTCGCCGTCCCCGTCCGCGTCGCACCCGGCCGGGCCGCCGCCCGGAACGCTGCCGGGGACGGGCGGGGCGCCGCTGCTGCCGCTGCTGGCCTCCGCCGGGCTGGGCCTCGCGGGGCTGGTGCTGCTGCGGCTGGCCCGGCGCCGGGGCTGA
- a CDS encoding IS5 family transposase (programmed frameshift) — translation MERLVPDELWELFQLVAPEAPTRPQGGGRRRHGDREVLAAIVFVATSGCTWAQLPPCFGPSGPTAHRRFTEWSKARVWAKLHRVVLDELGSRGELDWSRCAVDSVNMRALKRGKLTGPNPVDRGKCGSKIHLLTERTGLPLSLAISGANVHDSQALIPLTDAIPPIRSRRGPRRRRPGKLHGDKAYDHRFIRSYLRGRQIPARIARRGVDSSTRLGRHRWVIERTMAWLGGFRRLHRRYERKGEHFADFASIAAALICHRRLSK, via the exons GTGGAGCGTCTGGTGCCGGACGAGTTGTGGGAACTGTTCCAGTTGGTGGCCCCGGAGGCGCCGACGCGTCCGCAGGGTGGTGGTCGGCGTCGCCATGGGGACCGGGAGGTTCTGGCGGCGATCGTGTTCGTCGCGACCTCCGGCTGCACCTGGGCCCAACTGCCGCCTTGCTTCGGCCCGTCCGGGCCAACCGCTCATCGCCGCTTCACCGAGTGGAGCAAGGCTCGGGTATGGGCGAAGCTCCACCGCGTCGTCCTGGACGAGTTGGGCTCGCGGGGCGAGCTGGACTGGTCGAGGTGCGCGGTCGACTCGGTGAACATGCGAGCTCTGAAAAGGGGGA AGCTGACGGGTCCGAATCCTGTTGATCGGGGCAAGTGCGGGTCGAAGATCCACCTGCTCACCGAACGTACCGGTTTACCCCTGTCGCTCGCGATATCCGGTGCCAACGTCCACGACAGCCAGGCCCTGATCCCGCTGACCGACGCCATCCCGCCCATCCGCTCGCGGCGCGGCCCGAGGCGACGCAGGCCCGGGAAGCTGCACGGCGACAAGGCCTACGACCATCGGTTCATCCGCTCCTACCTGCGGGGACGGCAGATCCCGGCCCGCATTGCCCGCCGAGGCGTCGACTCCTCCACCCGGCTCGGCCGGCACAGATGGGTCATCGAGCGGACCATGGCATGGCTCGGCGGCTTCCGTCGGCTCCACCGCCGGTACGAACGCAAGGGCGAACACTTCGCCGACTTCGCCAGCATCGCCGCAGCACTCATCTGCCACCGCCGACTATCCAAATGA
- a CDS encoding IS701 family transposase, whose translation MGGDISEVDARRWSDGLAGLHERFAHRFARSESRESAMAYMRGLLASLERKNGWTVAEEAGHGGPDRIQRLLNRIDWDADGVLDDVRGYVVEHLADPGGVLIVDDTGFLKKGVRSAGVQRQYSGTAGRTETCQVGVFLAYSGKLGRTLIDRALYLPKSWTDDRERCRAAGIGDEVEFATKVQLARAMVRRAIDDRIPFRWVTADAGYGCSKGWRTELEQADVFHVVATTRHDTVVTRRALDHRLHDLMADLPRQKWKRRSCGDGAHGLRIYDWARVEVRPWHRPDRRHWVLARRSITDPAKIAYYIAYAPAEATLNELIAVAGARWAIEECFQTAKGQCGLDDYQVRRHPGWYRHITLAMAAHAYLTVLRAQQLEKGPDQIERQT comes from the coding sequence ATGGGTGGGGACATATCCGAGGTCGATGCTCGTCGCTGGTCGGATGGGCTGGCCGGGTTGCATGAGCGGTTTGCTCATCGGTTCGCGCGGAGCGAGTCGCGCGAGTCGGCAATGGCCTACATGCGTGGCCTGCTGGCGTCGTTGGAGCGCAAGAACGGCTGGACGGTGGCGGAGGAGGCAGGTCACGGCGGGCCGGACCGGATCCAGCGGCTGCTGAACCGGATCGACTGGGACGCCGACGGGGTGCTCGACGACGTGCGCGGGTACGTGGTCGAGCACCTGGCGGACCCGGGCGGCGTGCTGATCGTGGACGACACCGGGTTCCTGAAGAAGGGCGTGCGGTCGGCCGGCGTCCAGCGGCAGTACTCCGGCACCGCCGGCCGGACTGAGACCTGCCAGGTCGGAGTGTTCCTCGCCTACTCGGGCAAGTTGGGCCGGACGTTGATCGACCGGGCGCTCTACCTGCCGAAGTCCTGGACGGACGACCGCGAGCGCTGCCGGGCGGCCGGGATCGGTGACGAGGTCGAGTTCGCGACCAAGGTCCAGCTCGCGCGGGCGATGGTCCGCCGTGCGATCGACGACCGGATCCCGTTCCGCTGGGTGACCGCGGATGCCGGCTACGGCTGCAGCAAGGGCTGGCGGACCGAGTTGGAGCAGGCCGACGTCTTCCACGTCGTGGCCACCACCCGGCACGACACCGTCGTCACCCGGCGGGCCCTGGACCACCGGCTGCACGACCTGATGGCCGATCTGCCCCGGCAGAAGTGGAAGCGCCGATCCTGCGGCGACGGCGCCCACGGCCTGCGGATCTACGACTGGGCGCGTGTGGAGGTCCGGCCCTGGCACCGCCCCGACCGCAGGCACTGGGTCCTGGCCCGCCGCAGCATCACCGACCCGGCGAAGATCGCCTACTACATCGCCTACGCGCCCGCCGAGGCCACACTGAACGAGCTGATCGCCGTCGCGGGTGCCCGCTGGGCGATCGAGGAGTGCTTCCAGACCGCGAAGGGCCAGTGCGGCCTGGACGACTACCAGGTCCGCCGCCACCCGGGCTGGTACCGGCACATCACCCTGGCCATGGCCGCCCACGCCTACCTGACCGTCCTGCGGGCCCAGCAGCTCGAAAAGGGGCCGGACCAGATCGAACGCCAGACCTGA
- a CDS encoding toll/interleukin-1 receptor domain-containing protein: protein MIKAFFSYSTKDADFVSEVASKVGRPFVHIDRMSFASGEDILASIDAAIRESGLFVLFLTRSSLESEWVNHEVNEARFNAAVGRIKKTLVVLMDQSITIDQVPEWLRRAKSITSRASMPVARKISSLVDDLVRESQHSFFVGRAREIAELQRAFVPFDSMTLPQAVCITGLLGIGRKTVLANIARSSLNFERIVPIAVEPGDSIQTIAAKVATQVDSPSTPSASMASTLRIEEYDNSQALGEVLSGLAKLAGDYREMPVLYDEGGILESDGRISEAVLSILGALKDYPTVTISIMTNRRPAREFLLAHDLTLPIVDVRQLLDVDVNQLIAIIARSWNLKIATETARSIASAVRGYPPSVMYALELVRSYGADVAVSQTPLLVEFGARPFVRYLRASAISDLERKILRIICANSPLPLPLLQSVTETSDEEIGQALMHLIDVSLIVPTDAGWYEISGPVATAVQREYQACSATEYAAVASYLDDFLDSSVDNSDYLALQRVLFRALRLAGREKSSRAYSFTADYVHLAKRFYHQNRDYESARSAAQTVVDAYPNLHEARFLLTQAMVKLGDYDSADFQIGYLMREGQLKDAFYLNGFLERHRGNHRRAVEQYEKAIGHGRGGVSVHRDMADCYVQLGDLERAERHIAVAQQRQPDNKFIIDLRIRIACMRRDEEQARELLGLLREIEDPVFWNHRASRVEYAFGDVEQAYQMAKTARDASDHPSFEILANFTRCAIKTHRSGEAAEVLDRLEKGYKLQKPDVRNGLRARLAITEGRFEDAQAYIARIINRELPVHLTLERDSIRGIIDNRAVTDTVRDELLGRLRIIDESILAKPSKRFNQYDDIEY, encoded by the coding sequence ATGATCAAGGCATTCTTTTCATACTCCACGAAAGATGCCGACTTCGTCAGTGAAGTTGCCTCGAAAGTCGGCCGCCCATTTGTGCATATTGACAGAATGAGCTTCGCTTCAGGCGAAGACATTCTAGCGTCCATCGATGCCGCAATTCGAGAATCTGGCCTGTTCGTTCTCTTCTTGACAAGGAGCTCACTCGAATCGGAGTGGGTCAACCACGAGGTCAATGAAGCAAGATTCAACGCCGCTGTTGGTCGAATCAAGAAAACTCTTGTTGTATTGATGGATCAAAGCATCACAATCGATCAGGTTCCGGAATGGCTTCGGCGCGCCAAGTCCATAACCTCTCGGGCATCAATGCCGGTTGCCCGCAAGATCAGCAGCCTCGTCGATGATCTGGTCCGGGAAAGCCAACACTCATTTTTCGTAGGCAGAGCTCGGGAAATCGCCGAGCTTCAGCGGGCATTTGTTCCATTCGATTCCATGACCCTCCCTCAAGCTGTTTGCATCACCGGCCTGCTTGGAATTGGCCGCAAGACAGTGCTGGCTAATATCGCAAGAAGTTCACTGAACTTCGAACGGATTGTTCCAATCGCTGTCGAGCCGGGTGACTCGATCCAGACAATTGCCGCTAAGGTTGCGACCCAAGTCGACTCGCCAAGCACTCCTAGCGCATCGATGGCGAGTACGCTACGAATCGAGGAGTACGATAACAGCCAAGCGCTCGGCGAAGTGCTTTCCGGACTTGCCAAACTTGCTGGCGATTATCGCGAGATGCCAGTTCTATACGACGAGGGCGGGATCCTTGAGAGTGACGGAAGGATCTCAGAGGCAGTCCTCTCAATCCTTGGCGCCCTGAAGGACTATCCGACGGTAACCATTTCGATAATGACTAACCGCCGTCCAGCTCGGGAATTTTTGCTGGCGCATGATCTAACATTGCCAATTGTCGATGTGCGGCAATTGCTGGATGTCGACGTAAACCAGCTGATTGCGATTATTGCGCGTAGCTGGAATCTCAAGATCGCGACGGAGACGGCCCGTAGTATTGCGAGCGCCGTACGCGGATATCCGCCTTCAGTTATGTACGCACTTGAGCTCGTTCGCTCGTATGGAGCGGACGTGGCAGTCAGCCAGACACCCTTACTGGTTGAATTCGGAGCACGCCCATTTGTCCGGTACCTGCGCGCCAGTGCGATAAGTGATTTGGAACGGAAGATCCTGCGGATCATTTGCGCCAATAGTCCGCTTCCGCTGCCGCTTCTCCAGTCCGTCACTGAGACGAGTGACGAGGAGATTGGCCAAGCGTTGATGCATCTCATCGACGTCTCTCTAATCGTGCCTACAGATGCTGGCTGGTACGAAATCTCAGGTCCGGTTGCGACTGCCGTTCAGCGTGAGTATCAAGCGTGCTCAGCCACGGAGTACGCGGCGGTTGCAAGCTATCTCGATGATTTCCTGGATTCATCCGTAGACAACAGCGATTACTTGGCTTTGCAACGCGTTCTCTTTCGGGCGCTACGACTGGCTGGCAGAGAGAAGTCATCCAGGGCATATTCGTTTACCGCCGACTACGTGCACCTTGCCAAGCGCTTTTATCACCAAAATCGTGACTACGAAAGCGCCCGAAGCGCCGCTCAGACGGTCGTCGACGCATACCCAAACCTTCATGAGGCACGATTCTTGCTGACGCAGGCAATGGTTAAGCTCGGTGATTACGATTCAGCCGATTTTCAAATTGGCTATCTTATGCGGGAGGGACAACTCAAGGATGCCTTCTATCTAAATGGTTTTCTCGAGAGGCACCGAGGGAATCATCGGCGGGCCGTCGAACAGTATGAGAAAGCAATTGGTCACGGCAGGGGAGGGGTGTCCGTACATCGTGACATGGCTGACTGCTACGTCCAGCTTGGAGATCTCGAGCGCGCAGAACGTCATATTGCTGTAGCACAGCAGCGCCAGCCCGATAACAAGTTCATCATCGACCTCCGCATCAGAATCGCGTGCATGCGGCGCGATGAGGAGCAGGCCCGCGAATTGCTAGGTTTGCTGCGCGAGATCGAGGATCCGGTGTTCTGGAACCATCGCGCTTCGCGAGTCGAGTACGCTTTTGGGGATGTGGAGCAGGCATATCAAATGGCCAAGACGGCGCGAGATGCGTCCGACCACCCTTCATTTGAGATCCTAGCCAACTTTACACGCTGCGCAATTAAGACCCATCGCAGCGGCGAGGCTGCTGAAGTCCTGGACAGACTCGAAAAGGGTTACAAACTTCAGAAGCCTGACGTGAGAAACGGCCTACGGGCACGCCTGGCTATTACAGAGGGCCGTTTTGAAGATGCGCAAGCGTACATTGCTAGGATTATCAACAGGGAATTGCCGGTGCATCTGACACTGGAGCGCGATTCCATTCGTGGAATTATTGATAATCGGGCTGTAACTGATACGGTCAGGGATGAGCTCCTGGGGCGCCTCAGGATAATCGACGAGAGCATTCTTGCCAAGCCTTCTAAACGCTTTAATCAATACGATGATATAGAATACTGA
- a CDS encoding TIR domain-containing protein, with translation MAAGNYMLEEVFKLNGVPDITFVKPVEFPRLLVALRTPGRGVVIEGPSGIGKTSAVTKALEQLSIRDKVLILSARKANDRELISELPDIDAAGLVIIDDFHRLNSRIKLRIADHLKVLADEERADTKIVVVGINRAGESLISLAPDLSGRIEVIKFGRNPDDRVEALVDAGSVALNFEFSITKDIVHAADGSFNIAQMLCHDACLTADLTETRTERADLAVSFELIRERALDRLSESFYRRAETFAKGKKLRREGRAPYLQILKWLSEADEWTIDLDREMSKRPALRGSVGQVVDKGHLTNLLEEIDSIRDLLHYDSDSRVLAAEDPKFFFFIKNLAWNRFAERLGYLDVTFSARYDFALSFAGSDRDVAQAIFDELTERELEVFYDANEQDRILAANVEEYLAPIYKSEATFVVAILGPDYPSRIWTKFESQQFRERFGENAVIPVWFSEAQCGVFDVSRDYGGEMIDRGSPIQPQAAAMADRLVSKIREYRIAASTERD, from the coding sequence ATGGCCGCAGGCAATTACATGCTCGAAGAGGTATTTAAGCTCAACGGCGTTCCAGATATCACCTTCGTGAAACCCGTAGAGTTCCCGCGATTGCTGGTCGCTTTGCGCACGCCAGGGCGAGGCGTCGTGATTGAAGGACCATCTGGCATCGGTAAGACGAGTGCGGTAACAAAGGCTCTTGAGCAGCTTTCCATTCGCGATAAGGTCTTGATCCTCAGCGCCAGAAAGGCGAATGACCGCGAGCTGATTTCCGAGCTCCCTGACATTGACGCCGCTGGGCTAGTCATTATCGACGATTTCCATCGGCTGAACTCGCGCATTAAATTGAGGATTGCCGACCACCTGAAGGTTCTGGCCGATGAAGAGCGTGCAGATACAAAAATTGTTGTCGTCGGCATCAACCGTGCTGGCGAATCTCTAATTTCGCTCGCCCCGGATTTGTCTGGCCGGATTGAGGTCATCAAGTTCGGCCGGAATCCTGATGATCGCGTGGAGGCGTTGGTCGACGCCGGCTCTGTGGCGCTGAATTTCGAGTTCTCCATCACCAAGGACATCGTCCACGCGGCGGATGGGAGCTTCAACATTGCCCAAATGCTTTGTCATGATGCCTGTCTCACGGCTGACCTGACGGAGACTCGCACTGAACGGGCGGATCTCGCTGTCTCGTTTGAGCTCATCAGGGAGAGGGCTCTTGACCGCCTATCCGAGTCGTTCTATCGCCGGGCGGAAACGTTCGCTAAGGGCAAGAAGCTTCGAAGGGAAGGGCGGGCGCCCTATCTCCAGATCCTGAAGTGGCTTTCCGAGGCTGACGAATGGACAATTGACCTCGATAGGGAGATGTCGAAGAGGCCGGCTCTCAGGGGAAGTGTTGGGCAAGTGGTCGATAAGGGGCACCTTACCAACCTGCTTGAAGAGATTGATTCAATTCGAGATCTTCTGCACTATGACAGCGATTCCCGGGTTCTCGCCGCTGAGGATCCTAAGTTTTTCTTCTTTATCAAGAATCTCGCCTGGAATAGGTTTGCTGAACGGCTTGGCTACCTTGATGTCACTTTCTCTGCGCGATATGACTTCGCGCTGTCCTTTGCTGGGTCGGACAGGGACGTTGCGCAGGCGATTTTCGATGAGCTGACGGAGCGGGAGCTCGAGGTATTCTACGATGCGAACGAGCAGGACAGGATCCTGGCTGCTAACGTTGAGGAGTATCTCGCGCCAATCTACAAGAGTGAAGCCACTTTTGTAGTTGCAATTCTTGGCCCGGATTACCCGTCGAGGATCTGGACCAAGTTTGAGTCGCAGCAATTTCGGGAGCGATTTGGCGAGAATGCCGTCATTCCCGTCTGGTTTAGTGAAGCGCAGTGCGGGGTCTTTGATGTCTCGCGAGACTATGGTGGCGAGATGATTGACAGGGGATCGCCGATTCAGCCGCAGGCGGCTGCGATGGCCGATAGGCTTGTCTCCAAGATTCGCGAGTACCGAATTGCGGCTAGCACGGAGCGAGATTAG